TTGTATATCATAATAGTTACTCGTATCTAAGTCCGCTATATGCATTACTGCTTCCCCTTCGATGTACCTGTAAGTATTGAGTACATTGGCAGGGAATCTGCTATCTTCCTGATAAGAGTTTAGTTGCCAATGCTGTAAAAGATCACCTTGGCTAAGTTTAACATCAATATTGGTCGTATTACCAAGAGAGTCTGTCACATCATAGAGTTCTTGAAGCCAATTTTTATCAAAGTTGTTCCAAGGTGTATTGGCCCGAGTACTGTTTTTGGATGAAGCACTGAAGTTTACAAGTATTGGTGCTTCTTTAGTATTGGTGACCTTTACTGTAATTACATTTGAAGGAGAAGACTTCGTGTCTTCATTGAGAGCCATTACTCTATATTTATACTCTTTGCCTAATTCAACATCACTGTCCATAAATGAATTACTGTTGGCAGTTCCCATTTCAACAAAAGAGGCATTGCTTTCAGCTTTTTCAATTACGTATTCAGTGGCTTGAGCTACAGTATTCCAAGAGAGCTGAAGCTCCAACGGTTCCAGAAATACTTTTCCTGAAAGGTTTTCAGGGCTTTCCAAAGTAAGAGTAGGAGGAGGCGAAGGAGATGATGATGACTTAAGCTCTATCATTAATGGTGAGCCCTGTAAGGTAATTGTATTGCCTTCAAATGTTTTCTCATCTGCCGTAATAGCATGATCCCATTCTTGGACAGTATACTCTGAAACATTCAGATAACTAGGGAAAGTCACATTAGCTGATGATGTTTCACTTTGATCTGTTTTGGTTTTAGCCCATATAACACACTTGTAGTCACCTTCACCATTTGTGAAAACACCTCCGTCAATATTGTCATTATCCATAATGAAACTTGTAGCAGCAGCATCTAGCTTGTAACCATCAAGGAAGGTTAATAGCGTTTTTAAACCTAGTCCTTGGGTCGTCATTTCTGCATCGTAAGGATTGTTACCTTCAATGGGTTTAAAAGAGCCCATCTGTTTGAAAATATCAGTAGACTCTTTTGGTGTTTCCTTATCTGCAAGGTTATAAATGTAGTTAGCAGATATACCCATATTTTGAAAAGCAATCATAGTCTTCATGACAAAGTTTCGCTGTTCTTCAGGAGTTCCTCCAAGTTCTGCACCTGCAGGTGTGAAACGGGGGATATTGGTCTCTGTAACAATCCAGGCCTTTTCAGGAAAGCCCTTACCATAACCATATTTATTCAAAACACTTTCAAAAGTGGCTTTTTCATCTCTTACAATATCAAGAGCGGCGTCTGAGTGTCTAAAGTGATCAAAACCACCTTTTGAGTTATTCCATTTTCTCTGCTTATAGTGTGGGTAAGAGTGGAAGCTGAGACAATCAAAATAAGCACCACCTTTCAGTGGGTATGATTTTGATACTGCACCATTGTTTGGGTTATCAGTATTTCTCAATACGGCATCCAAAAAGCTTACATAACCAATACCTCCTACACACACATAAGAATCAGGATAATAGGTTTTGATGACCTCATAACTGATTCTTAAAGCTCTAATATAATGTTGAATAGGGGCCTGAAGATTTTTCAGGTCACAAGGGTTTGGATCATTGTCCCACCAGTTCCCATCCTGTCCGGACGTTTTGCGGGAGTTAGCAGAGTAACTAAAGTCAGGCTCATTCCACACTTCCCAATATTTGACATATGGTCCATATACTTGGAGCATTTTGTAAAGGTAGAGTGCCATATAGTTGTTTTCGTTGACTGCTGTTCCATTAGCTCCGTTATCCCAAATTGGCTCATACATGTTATCAAACATCTTGGATTGTATGCCGTCGCAGTAAGCGTTCGGATCCATATGCGCATCAGATGGATAACCAATAAATGCAGTCATTCCATTTGCACCTATGTCATGGTAGTGCTGAAAAGTAGAAGCTCTGATTTGGTATCCATATTGTTCCAGAAAATGTTCAGGGAGAGCAGGCCTTAAGCCGTTATAACCAATGCCACTTACCCCTTTTTCAGGGTTTCCTGCAGCTATATCTGCTAGCTGGGCATCGGTCCAAGGTGGATAGTATCCCATATTACTTCCGTAAATAAAGTCTGCGGTTTGGGCAGGCACTTTATCATTAGCAGTATAAGTTACTTGGCTTTTGACGACATGAGTCAAGAGCAAAGCCAGTATCATAACTGGCATTGACAGTATAGAATATCGCATAACTGGTTGTTGATTAGGTATTGAAAGTTATCACTGCAAAATTTTAGCTAACGATTAACGGTTTCTAGCTTAAATAGGGAATGTACCTTACATGTGTGACTTGCATGATATAGGTTAATCTCGATAATGAAGGCGTAATAATGTTCAATTGTATTCTTTTAAAAATTAAAATATATAGTAAAATGTTGGTACATAATTGATAAGGAATTATCTTGATGGCTTCAAAGCAATGATTATACCATAATTTTCTTATTGAAAGACTACTTTTTTAGTACATCCTAATACATAATACAAACCCAAAACTTCTATAGAATATGATTACCAATATTCGCTCAAAAACCATGTTTGAGGTTTTTGAATTTGCATTGATTACAATTATCTGTCTCATTCCTTTGTTGATTACTTTACCTTATCGTATCAATATATTTTTATCGTTTGAAGGAGCATATAGATTGTACTTAGGTCAAATACCATTTAAAGACTTTGGATTGCCTATGGGGCCTGTTTACTGGTTGCTGCCGGCAACATTCTTTAAGTTGTTTGGCCCTAGTTTAAAGACCTTAGTAATTACTCAGGTTTTCATTAATATGCTTTTCCTGTTTGGAGTAAGGTACTTGATGAAGCTTTTTTTATTCGATTCACAACAACGTATAATCAATCTCTTTATCGTGATTATCACTTTTACATTTGTGAATTTCTGGCCTTGGTATAACTACTCTGTATTTGTGTTTCAATTTTTAGGAATGCTGCCTGTTGTTTATCTTCTTCTGACTAATCAGAATACACATGCAGTTTGGGGGAAGTCAATTTGTGTAAGTTTGGCTGTTCTTTTGAATGTTCTGTCATTCTTTACGAAGCAAGATGCTGGAGGGTTAGGCATATGCTTAACATTTTTACTATTTGCGATCTATAGTATCAATCAACGTAGTTATTATTTGTTATTGGGGTATACGGCAGGGGTAGTTGTATTAATTGCGGGTGTGGTATACATATTTATTCCATATGATTTTGGTTACTGGTTTAACTATGGTCAGTTCCCACATAGCTCAAGACTTAGTCCAGTAAAAGCAATGGCAGTACTTTTTGGGGAAAGTACAGCTCACAAAGCGTACCTCTCTATTATTTTAGGATTGAATATCTATTTGTATGTAGATAATAGGAAACGACTGTTCTCTCTACGACATATCATCATTACAATAATAGGAGTATTCTTTGTTATGGAAAGTGTTATTATTGAAGTAACAAGTCCTTTGCCTGAAGAGAACCATATTTACCATCATGGCTTTTTTTGGATTTACATGACTTACTTTTTTCAAGATAAGATCAGGGTTAAAAACTTCTTTGCGCTTTGTGGGGTACTTACTTTGGTGTTTATGGTTATGTCAGCTCCATATTGGGGGTATATCAATAGGTTAGTAGGTTATTCTCAACCAAAAGAGAAAACTGCTCAAATTAAGTATGCTACGTCCCAATGGATATCTTCTCCCAAAACATCTGCATTTTCAGGAGTTACAATGCCTACTAATACATTGGAAGGCATTGAAAAACTGAAAGACCTTCCTATTTGGACAGATTCAGTAAAGGTGTTGAATATGACTGAGCTGACGCCGCTGGCAAAAGAGATGAATTATACACCGATGACAGATCAACCGCTTTGGTATCATGAACGAGTAGGGATTTTTGAGAGAGGGGTTTCTAGGTTAAAAAACAATATTGATGACCAACTTTATGACATAGTTCTCTTTCAGGAAATACAAGGATTAGAGAATTTTTATCCTGAACGATTGCGAGAAGAGTTGAAATCAAAGTATTGTCTCGTGGAGACATTTGAAGCACCAAGGCAGAAGTCTGAAGGAGATTCATTTATTGAGGTATACCTGAGTAGAAAAAACTATCATAATATATATAAAGACGCCTGTTCATCAGAGTACAAGGCCGATGAAAAAATAGTAAGTTTATCTAGATAACTTTAACGAAGTAACAAAGCAAAAAACAAATAGACTTCAAGTAAACCAGCTATCATATTTGTGTGTTTTGAATAATCTAAATCAACATGAAAAGGAGTTTTCTCCAAGGGGTGTTAGTCTGTGCGTTTTTGGCTTTGGCATTAGGAGACGTAAAGTCTCAACAACTGTCAGATACCGATAATTACCTCTATAGTTATTATTTGGTGAATCCTGCGAGCTATCAGGAGAATCATTCATTTACAGGCGTTCTATATGGTAACCTCCAATCTCTGTATAACAACAGTAGCTTGTTTAAGATGGGTGGAGGAGGTGTGTGCTACTTCAATAATTTTGGAGTTGGTCTACAATATTACCATGAAAAAATCTCTCAGGTTAGCCAGACTTATTTAAAGGCGACGTATGCTTATCGGGTTAATTTTAGGCAAAACTCAGGACTAACACTGGGAGTTGCTGCGGGTCTGTATGACCAAAATGTAGGTTTACAAAATGGAGACTATGATCAGATTGTAGACCTTTCAG
This portion of the Limibacter armeniacum genome encodes:
- a CDS encoding T9SS type A sorting domain-containing protein, translated to MRYSILSMPVMILALLLTHVVKSQVTYTANDKVPAQTADFIYGSNMGYYPPWTDAQLADIAAGNPEKGVSGIGYNGLRPALPEHFLEQYGYQIRASTFQHYHDIGANGMTAFIGYPSDAHMDPNAYCDGIQSKMFDNMYEPIWDNGANGTAVNENNYMALYLYKMLQVYGPYVKYWEVWNEPDFSYSANSRKTSGQDGNWWDNDPNPCDLKNLQAPIQHYIRALRISYEVIKTYYPDSYVCVGGIGYVSFLDAVLRNTDNPNNGAVSKSYPLKGGAYFDCLSFHSYPHYKQRKWNNSKGGFDHFRHSDAALDIVRDEKATFESVLNKYGYGKGFPEKAWIVTETNIPRFTPAGAELGGTPEEQRNFVMKTMIAFQNMGISANYIYNLADKETPKESTDIFKQMGSFKPIEGNNPYDAEMTTQGLGLKTLLTFLDGYKLDAAATSFIMDNDNIDGGVFTNGEGDYKCVIWAKTKTDQSETSSANVTFPSYLNVSEYTVQEWDHAITADEKTFEGNTITLQGSPLMIELKSSSSPSPPPTLTLESPENLSGKVFLEPLELQLSWNTVAQATEYVIEKAESNASFVEMGTANSNSFMDSDVELGKEYKYRVMALNEDTKSSPSNVITVKVTNTKEAPILVNFSASSKNSTRANTPWNNFDKNWLQELYDVTDSLGNTTNIDVKLSQGDLLQHWQLNSYQEDSRFPANVLNTYRYIEGEAVMHIADLDTSNYYDIQLLSATTFDYPENVVYEINGATKSIGQYQNKDVVTFEGIKPDQYGNIFFKVSSEDNRAYLNALIIYPYFESTNQPNTDKEISKFFQVYPNPFNEQFIVLSKEEIIGFELISLDGKRIKTTYEAVDYGLQVIPLVALESGVYILKVSSINKTDYIKILKQ